In Candidatus Sericytochromatia bacterium, the following are encoded in one genomic region:
- a CDS encoding ABC transporter permease, whose product MRAETYGAIAFEALVLNKVRSLLTMLGIIIGVFAVIVMIGLGQGSQAYVTNQVKGLGAGVLVVTPGNPRTQRGFGGGGLSSAQTLKISDALALQRLPGVRFASPQNFFQGLISVGKTSVGAQVVGTSPNAQAVRGLRIAEGRFFSDTEWRTGAKVIVIGPSLASNLFKETLGSPLETRVRLGEQRFRVVGVLAGSTGAALGSTDDLGFIPTRAMQSLTDTGDRLVSVLVKVESDELLPAVQNQTRELLRSRHGLRGDDEDDFKIQSQADILATVSLVTGAFTVLLAGIAAISLLVGGIGIMNIMLVSVTERTREIGVRKAVGAKTGAILRQFLIESGTVSLAGGTLGIGLGLLAIWGITSWAKLPFVFSPLALVGAFVFSAAVGVFFGAYPAFKAARLDPVDALRYE is encoded by the coding sequence ATGCGCGCGGAGACGTACGGGGCGATCGCCTTCGAGGCGCTGGTACTGAACAAGGTCCGCTCGTTGCTGACCATGCTCGGCATCATCATCGGCGTCTTTGCCGTGATCGTCATGATTGGCCTGGGGCAGGGCTCTCAGGCCTACGTCACCAACCAGGTGAAGGGCCTGGGCGCGGGCGTGCTGGTCGTCACGCCGGGCAACCCGCGCACCCAGCGAGGCTTCGGGGGCGGCGGCCTGAGCAGCGCCCAGACGCTGAAGATCAGTGACGCGCTGGCCCTGCAGCGCCTGCCCGGCGTGCGCTTCGCCTCGCCCCAGAATTTCTTCCAGGGCCTGATCAGCGTGGGCAAGACCAGCGTGGGCGCGCAGGTGGTCGGCACGAGCCCCAACGCGCAGGCGGTGCGGGGCCTGCGCATCGCCGAGGGACGCTTCTTCAGCGACACCGAATGGCGCACGGGCGCCAAGGTGATCGTGATCGGGCCCTCGCTGGCCAGCAACCTGTTCAAGGAGACGCTGGGCTCACCGCTGGAGACGCGTGTGCGCCTCGGCGAGCAGCGCTTTCGCGTGGTCGGCGTGCTGGCCGGCAGCACCGGCGCGGCACTGGGCTCGACCGACGACCTGGGCTTCATCCCCACCCGCGCCATGCAGAGCCTGACGGACACGGGCGATCGCCTGGTCTCGGTGCTGGTCAAGGTCGAAAGCGACGAACTGCTGCCGGCCGTGCAGAACCAGACGCGCGAGCTGCTGCGCAGCCGCCACGGCCTGCGGGGCGACGATGAGGACGACTTCAAGATTCAAAGCCAGGCCGACATCCTGGCCACTGTCTCGCTGGTGACGGGCGCCTTCACCGTCTTGCTGGCCGGCATCGCGGCGATCTCGCTGCTGGTGGGCGGCATCGGCATCATGAACATCATGCTCGTCTCCGTGACCGAACGAACCCGCGAGATCGGCGTTCGCAAGGCAGTGGGAGCCAAGACGGGCGCGATCTTGCGCCAGTTCCTGATCGAAAGCGGCACCGTCAGCTTGGCCGGAGGCACGCTCGGCATCGGGCTGGGCTTGCTGGCGATCTGGGGCATCACCAGCTGGGCCAAATTGCCGTTTGTCTTCTCCCCGCTGGCCCTGGTTGGCGCCTTCGTCTTCTCGGCCGCCGTGGGCGTGTTCTTCGGCGCCTACCCCGCCTTCAAGGCGGCCCGGCTCGACCCCGTCGACGCGCTGCGATACGAATAG
- a CDS encoding ABC transporter permease, with the protein MRSQEAIRNAFESLFLNKVRAGLTMLGIIIGVFAVIVMIGLGQASQSYITGQIQGLGARVLIITPGNPKSQKNMGPPNINAAPLKLADAEALMALPGIDAVSPSAFGTQVFRAGSKLQGGTLLGCDPTVVTVRALKQGRGRFFSEQEARTGARVIVLGSRLADDLFKEGLIDPLGARVGIGERRFRVVGVLAPQGGGLFGSVDEQAFVPIRAYHGIVETGERLNSVLVRVAHEDLLKVSDERIREVLRRRHHLGFGKEDDFRIQTQADVLSTVTAVTGAFTVLLAGIAAISLLVGGIGIMNIMLVSVTERTREIGIRKAVGAKTGAILRQFLIESGTLSLVGGSVGIASGLLVLWIVSLTASLPFVFSPLALVGAFVFSAAVGVFFGIYPAAKAARLDPVDALRYE; encoded by the coding sequence ATGCGCAGCCAGGAAGCAATCCGTAACGCCTTCGAGTCCCTGTTCCTCAACAAGGTCCGGGCGGGCCTGACCATGCTCGGCATCATCATCGGCGTTTTTGCCGTGATCGTCATGATCGGCCTGGGGCAAGCGTCGCAGAGCTACATCACGGGGCAGATCCAGGGCCTGGGCGCGCGGGTCCTGATCATCACGCCGGGCAACCCGAAGTCGCAGAAGAACATGGGCCCCCCCAACATCAACGCGGCGCCGTTGAAGCTCGCCGACGCCGAGGCCCTGATGGCGCTGCCGGGCATCGACGCCGTCTCCCCGAGCGCCTTCGGCACCCAGGTCTTTCGCGCAGGGAGCAAGCTGCAAGGCGGCACCTTGCTGGGCTGCGATCCGACGGTGGTGACGGTGCGGGCGCTCAAGCAGGGGCGTGGCCGCTTCTTCTCCGAACAGGAAGCGCGCACGGGTGCGCGCGTGATCGTGCTGGGCTCGCGCCTGGCTGACGACCTGTTCAAGGAGGGGCTGATCGACCCCCTCGGCGCGCGGGTGGGCATCGGCGAGCGTCGCTTTCGCGTGGTGGGCGTGCTGGCGCCCCAAGGCGGCGGTCTGTTCGGCTCGGTCGATGAGCAGGCCTTCGTGCCGATCCGGGCCTATCATGGCATCGTCGAGACGGGCGAGCGGCTCAACTCCGTGCTGGTGCGCGTCGCCCACGAAGACCTGCTGAAAGTCAGCGACGAACGCATCCGCGAAGTGCTGCGCCGCCGGCATCACCTGGGGTTCGGCAAGGAGGACGACTTCCGCATCCAGACCCAGGCCGACGTGCTCTCGACCGTCACGGCCGTGACGGGCGCCTTCACCGTCCTGCTGGCCGGCATTGCGGCGATTTCACTGCTGGTAGGCGGGATCGGCATCATGAACATCATGCTCGTGTCCGTCACCGAACGGACCCGGGAGATCGGCATCCGCAAGGCGGTGGGGGCCAAAACCGGCGCGATCCTGCGTCAGTTCCTGATCGAATCCGGCACGCTCAGCCTGGTGGGAGGCAGCGTCGGCATCGCGAGTGGCCTGCTGGTGCTGTGGATCGTCTCGCTGACCGCCAGCCTGCCCTTCGTCTTCTCTCCGCTGGCCCTGGTGGGCGCCTTCGTCTTTTCAGCCGCGGTGGGCGTCTTCTTCGGCATCTATCCGGCCGCCAAAGCCGCCCGGCTCGACCCCGTGGACGCCCTGCGCTACGAGTAG